Proteins from a genomic interval of Salvelinus alpinus chromosome 7, SLU_Salpinus.1, whole genome shotgun sequence:
- the LOC139580144 gene encoding casein kinase I-like: MELRVGNKYRLGRKIGSGSFGDIYLGINIATGEEVAIKLECVKTKHPQLHIESKFYKMMQGGVGIPSIKWCGAEGDYNVMVMELLGPSLEDLFNFCSRKFSLKTVLLLADQMISRIEYIHSKNFIHRDVKPDNFLMGLGKKGNLVYIIDFGLAKKYRDARTHQHIPYRENKNLTGTARYASINTHLGIEQSRRDDLESLGYVLMYFNLGSLPWQGLKAATKRQKYERISEKKMSTPIEVLCKGYPSEFSTYLNFCRSLRFDDKPDYSYLRQLFRNLFHRQGFSYDYVFDWNMLKFGASRTAEDGERERERERREGKEGDERIGGGPRVPRALPPGGNLLGGVDRIRNGPNAAASNPASRGVAQSGNRSPQAVSRAERERKVAMRLHRGAPANISSSDLTAQMGQSRIATSQVSVPFEHLGK, from the exons ATGGAACTGAGAGTGGGGAACAAGTACCGCCTCGGCAGGAAGATAGGGAGCGGCTCTTTTGGAGACATTTACCTGG GCATTAACATCGCCACGGGTGAGGAGGTGGCCATTAAGCTGGAATGTGTGAAGACCAAACACCCACAACTCCACATCGAGAGCAAGTTCTACAAGATGatgcagggaggag TGGGCATCCCATCCATAAAGTGGTGTGGAGCAGAGGGAGACTACAACGTGATGGTGATGGAGCTGCTAGGCCCCAGTCTGGAGGATCTGTTCAACTTCTGCTCCCGCAAGTTCAGCCTCAAGACTGTCCTGCTGCTGGCTGACCAGATG aTCAGCCGAATTGAGTACATCCACTCTAAGAACTTCATCCACAGAGATGTGAAGCCTGATAACTTCCTGATGGGCCTGGGCAAGAAGGGCAACCTGGTGTACATCATTGACTTTGGCCTGGCCAAGAAGTACCGTGACGCCCGCACACACCAGCACATCCCCTACCGCGAGAACAAGAACCTGACCGGCACGGCACGCTATGCATCCATCAACACACATCTGGGGATAG agcaGTCTCGTCGTGATGACCTGGAGTCTCTGGGTTACGTCCTGATGTACTTCAACCTGGGCTCTCTGCCCTGGCAGGGCCTCAAGGCCGCCACCAAGAGGCAGAAGTACGAACGCATCAGTGAGAAGAAGATGTCCACCCCCATCGAGGTGCTCTGCAAGGGATACCCAT CTGAGTTCTCCACCTACCTGAACTTCTGTCGCTCTCTGCGGTTCGATGATAAGCCGGACTACTCGTACCTGAGACAGCTGTTCAGAAACCTGTTCCACAGACAGGGCTTCTCCTACGACTACGTCTTTGACTGGAACATGCTCAAGTTT GGGGCCAGCAGGACAGCcgaggatggggagagggagagggaaagggagaggagagagggaaaagagggggatgagaggatcGGCGGAGGACCTAGGGTACCTCGTGCCCTACCCCCGGGCGGCAACCTCCTGGGCGGCGTAGACAGGATCAGAAATGGCCCCAATGCAGCAGCCTCTAACCCTGCTTCCAGAGGAGTCGCACAGTCAG ggaaccGGTCCCCACAAGCCGTGTCCCGTgcggagcgagagagaaaggtggCCATGAGGCTCCACCGTGGCGCCCCCGCCAACATCTCCTCCTCTGACCTCACTGCACAGATGGGCCAATCACGCATTGCCACATCACAG GTCAGTGTGCCATTTGAACACCTGGGGAAGTGA